A stretch of the Schistocerca serialis cubense isolate TAMUIC-IGC-003099 chromosome 2, iqSchSeri2.2, whole genome shotgun sequence genome encodes the following:
- the LOC126456017 gene encoding uncharacterized protein LOC126456017: MARPVQCRSATLVAVLLAVAGGARGGGFLGHGAFEPIEEHSSVLHEAPSPPQVKVIRVPVPQPVPVAVPQPVAVAVPHPVPVYHRQVQRVHVPVTRTVQVERERPYPVYVEKRVPVPVDKPYPITVKKPVAVPVPKPYPVRVPVYKHVYHNIGGGGGHGHGW, translated from the coding sequence GTGCAGTGTAGGAGCGCGACGCTGGTGGCTGTGCTGCTGGCCGTGGCCGGCGGCGCGCGCGGCGGCGGCTTCCTGGGCCACGGCGCCTTCGAGCCGATCGAGGAGCACTCTAGCGTGTTGCACGAGGCGCCGTCGCCGCCGCAGGTGAAGGTGATCCGCGTGCCCGTGCCGCAGCCCGTGCCCGTGGCCGTGCCGCagccggtggcggtggcggtgccgCACCCGGTGCCCGTCTACCACAGGCAGGTGCAGCGCGTCCACGTGCCCGTGACGCGCACCGTGCAGGTGGAGCGCGAGCGGCCCTACCCCGTCTACGTGGAGAAGCGCGTGCCCGTGCCCGTCGACAAGCCCTACCCCATCACCGTCAAGAAGCCGGTCGCCGTGCCCGTGCCCAAGCCGTACCCCGTCAGGGTGCCCGTCTACAAGCACGTCTACCACAACATCGGAGGCGGCGGCGGCCACGGCCACGGCTGGTGA